TTGGCTTTAACGGAGGGTGATTTAGATTATGGAAAACGCAAGGAGTATGACCGGTGCGGAAATGATCTTAAGATGCCTCGAGCTCGAGGGTGTGGAAGTCGCTTTTGGCATCCCGGGAGGAGCTGTAATTCCAATTTATGATGAGCTTTACAAGAGAAAAAGCTTCAAACATGTTTTGGTGAGACATGAGCAATCCGCAGCGCATGCTGCAGATGGGTACGCCCGTGCCAGCGGAAAGGTTGGAGTGTGCATAGCAACGTCAGGTCCCGGCAGTACCAATCTGGTTACGGGAATAGCCACCGCTTACATGGATTCCGTTCCCATGGTTGCTGTAGTGGGACAGGTTGCGAGATCATTTATGGGAAGAGATGCGTTCCAAGAGACGGACATAATAGGGCTTACTTTGCCCATAGTCAAGCATAGCTTCAAGGTGAGCTCTGTATCTGAGATATATCGGGTAATACGAGGAGCATTCTATATAGCTAAAACGGGGCGCCCTGGTCCCGTTCTGATTGAGATACCGCTAGATGTTCAACGCGAGGAGGGAGTCTGGAGGGAGGAAGAAATCTCTTTTAAGGGTTATAACCCAAATGGATTCGTAAGTCTTGATGATATTCCTAAAGCTGTCGAGTTTATGAAAGATGCCGAAAGGCCCGTTATCCTTGCAGGAGGTGGGATCATAATTTCGGGAGCTACTCGAGAGCTTCTCGCTTTAGCGGAAAAGCTTGAAGTTCCAGTTGCAACATCCCTCATGGGTAAAGGTGCGTTTCCAGAAGAGCATCGTCTTTCACTTGGTATGGCTGGTATGCATGGAACCCCTGCTGCTAATAAGGCTCTATGTGAGGCCGATCTTATTATAGCGGTTGGTTTGAGATTTAGCGATAGAAGCGTTGGGAAGCATGAGAAGTTTGCTACCTCAGCTAAGATAATCCACATGGATTATGATCCTGCGGAGATAAATAAAAACGTTAAAGCTCACGCTTATCTAATAGGAGATGCTAAGAAGACCTTGAAGGAGCTTTTAGAAGCGGTTAGCGAGCTTAAATTAGAAAAGGGAAGGAAGGAGTGGTTGGAAAAGATAGTCTCCTGGAAGGAGGAGTTTAAGATAGAGCTTGAGAAAAGCGGTCCAGTAAGACCCTGGTATGTTATAAGAAGCGCTTGGGAGCTCACGAAGGGTGAGGCTCTCGTGACTACCGAGGTGGGACAGAATCAGATGTGGGCTGCTCTTTACTATAAGGTGAAAGGTCCACGGCGCTTCATAACCTCTGGTGGGCTTGGAACAATGGGATATGGCTTGCCGGCTGCTATGGGTGCTTCCTTGGCTGATCCCTCGGGGAAACCTGTCCTGAATATCTCTGGTGATGGAAGCTTTATGATGTCCGTTCAGGAGCTTGATACATGTGCCCGTTATAATTTACCGGTTAAGGTTCTTCTTCTTAACAACAGATCTCTTGGGATGGTTAGACAATGGCAGGAGCTTTTTTTCGAAAAGAGATATTCCGAAACGATTTACTCAAGGGAGCCTGATTATGTTGCTTTGGCAAGATCGCTTGGGGCTCAGGGTTGGACCGTTTCGGAGGCAAGTCAGGTTAGGGATGCAATAGAGAGGGCTCTTGAGACGCCCGGTCCCGTCGTTATAAACTTTGTTATCCCTCAAGAGGAGAAAGTTTTCCCCATGATGGTACCGGGAACCACCCTCGATAATGTAATAACTCAAGAAAATCTTGGAAGGAGGTAATATGATATGGCAGAAGTTTTATATGATAGGGATGCGGATCTCTCCTTACTTAAGGGAAAGAAGATAGCTATCCTTGGGTACGGTAGCCAGGGACACGCGCACGCACAAAATCTAAGAGATAGCGGAATGGATGTGATAATAGGGCTTTATGAGGGAAGTAAGTCTTGGGAAATCGCGAGAAAGGATGGCTTTGAGGTTTACACGGTGGGAGAAGCGACCAAGCTTGCTGATATAGTTATGTTCCTGCTACCGGATCACCTTCAGGGGGATGTCTATAAAATCTACGTGAGAGGAAATCTAAAGCCGGGTATGGCTATAGGATTTTCTCATGGCTTTGCGGTGCATTTCCATCAGGTAGAGCCTCCGAAGGATGTAGACGTATTTATGGTTGCTCCCAAGGGACCGGGACATCTCGTTAGAAGAATGTTTAAGGAGGGAAGAGGGGTCCCTGCTCTTCTCGCTGTTTATCAGGACGCTACGGGAAAGGCTAAGGAGCTTGGCTTAGCCTACGCAAGTGCAATAGGAGCGGGACGTGCGGGCGTTATATGGACTACTTTTGCAGAGGAAACAGAGACGGATCTTTTCGGTGAACAAGCTGTTTTATGCGGTGGGGTCACAGAGCTGGTTAAAGCGGGGTTTGAGATCCTTGTGGAAGCGGGATATCAACCGGAGATTGCCTATTTCGAATGCCTGAATGAGCTTAAGCTGATAGTCGATCTTATGTATGAGGGTGGGATCTCTTGGATGAGGTATTCCGTGAGCGATACCGCAAAATATGGAGATATGATAGCGGGAAGCTATGTTATAAACGAAGATGTTAAAAAGCGTATGAAGGAGCTTTTAAAGAGGGTTAAGGATGGTTCCTTTGCGAAGGACTGGATTCTCGAGAACCAATGTGGCAGGCCCAGACTTAAGACATGGCTTGCTAAGGAAAAGGAGCATTTGATAGAGAAGGTAGGTGCCAAGCTCAGAGAGATGATGCCCTGGCTTGAAAATAGAAAGCCACCTGCATAGGGGAGGGGTGTGAGGATGGGTGATGATTACGTTATTATTTTTGACACCACCTTGAGGGATGGTGAGCAGGCTGCTGGGATAAATCTCAACATGGCTGAGAAGCTTCAAGTCGCGCATCAGCTTGCTCGCTTAAAGGTAGATGTTATAGAAGCGGGATTTCCTGCTGCTTCATTAGGGGATCTTGAAGCTGTGAGGAGGATAGCGGAAGAGGTTAAAGGACCTGTCATAGCAGGGTTAGCGCGGGCACGTAAGCCCGATATAAAAGCGGCCTATGATGCGGTTAAATATTCCGATCGTCCCAGAATTCATACCTTTATAGCTACGAGTGATATTCATCTTAAATATAAGCTTAAAATGACGCGAGAGGATGTATTAAGCGCGATCAGGGAAGCGGTTAGCTATGCTAAAAGCCTCGTTGATGATGTGGAATTTTCTGCAGAAGATGCGAGCAGGTCTGATATAGATTTTCTCGTTGAGGTCTTTAAGATAGCGATAGACTGTGGAGCCACAACGATAAATATTCCTGATACGGTGGGCTATGCTTATCCCGAGGAGTTCGGAGAGTTCGTGCGAACGATTATAAAAAGGGTTGGAGCGGATGATTCAGTGGTATGGTCCGTTCACTGCCATGATGATCTTGGACTCGCGGTTGCGAACTCTCTATCAGCTGTAAGAGCTGGTGCGAGGCAGGTTGAGTGCACCATAAATGGGCTTGGTGAAAGGGCTGGAAACGCATCGCTTGAGGAAATAGTTATGGCTCTGAGGACGAGGAAGGATATCTTTGGTGTGAGAACAGGAATAGATACGCAGAAGCTTTATGAAACGAGCCGGCTTGTTTCGAGACTGACGGGGGTAGTCGTTCCTCCCAATAAAGCTGTGGTAGGAGCCAATGCCTTTTCTCACGAGTCGGGGATTCATCAGCATGGTGTGCTTTGCAATAAGGCTACCTATGAGATTATGAAGCCCGAGGATGTTGGAGCTCCTGGAACGCGTCTTCACCTCGGGAAGCATTCTGGAAGACACGCTTTTAAAAGGCGCCTTGAGGAAATGGGGTTTAAGCTTGATGAGAAAACGTTTGAAAGGGCTTTTAGGCTCTTTAAAGAGCTCTGCGATAGAAAAGAGATAGTTACGGATAGTGATATTGAGGCTTTCATAGCGGATGAG
This is a stretch of genomic DNA from Synergistota bacterium. It encodes these proteins:
- the ilvB gene encoding biosynthetic-type acetolactate synthase large subunit, with translation MTGAEMILRCLELEGVEVAFGIPGGAVIPIYDELYKRKSFKHVLVRHEQSAAHAADGYARASGKVGVCIATSGPGSTNLVTGIATAYMDSVPMVAVVGQVARSFMGRDAFQETDIIGLTLPIVKHSFKVSSVSEIYRVIRGAFYIAKTGRPGPVLIEIPLDVQREEGVWREEEISFKGYNPNGFVSLDDIPKAVEFMKDAERPVILAGGGIIISGATRELLALAEKLEVPVATSLMGKGAFPEEHRLSLGMAGMHGTPAANKALCEADLIIAVGLRFSDRSVGKHEKFATSAKIIHMDYDPAEINKNVKAHAYLIGDAKKTLKELLEAVSELKLEKGRKEWLEKIVSWKEEFKIELEKSGPVRPWYVIRSAWELTKGEALVTTEVGQNQMWAALYYKVKGPRRFITSGGLGTMGYGLPAAMGASLADPSGKPVLNISGDGSFMMSVQELDTCARYNLPVKVLLLNNRSLGMVRQWQELFFEKRYSETIYSREPDYVALARSLGAQGWTVSEASQVRDAIERALETPGPVVINFVIPQEEKVFPMMVPGTTLDNVITQENLGRR
- the ilvC gene encoding ketol-acid reductoisomerase; translated protein: MAEVLYDRDADLSLLKGKKIAILGYGSQGHAHAQNLRDSGMDVIIGLYEGSKSWEIARKDGFEVYTVGEATKLADIVMFLLPDHLQGDVYKIYVRGNLKPGMAIGFSHGFAVHFHQVEPPKDVDVFMVAPKGPGHLVRRMFKEGRGVPALLAVYQDATGKAKELGLAYASAIGAGRAGVIWTTFAEETETDLFGEQAVLCGGVTELVKAGFEILVEAGYQPEIAYFECLNELKLIVDLMYEGGISWMRYSVSDTAKYGDMIAGSYVINEDVKKRMKELLKRVKDGSFAKDWILENQCGRPRLKTWLAKEKEHLIEKVGAKLREMMPWLENRKPPA
- a CDS encoding 2-isopropylmalate synthase; translation: MGDDYVIIFDTTLRDGEQAAGINLNMAEKLQVAHQLARLKVDVIEAGFPAASLGDLEAVRRIAEEVKGPVIAGLARARKPDIKAAYDAVKYSDRPRIHTFIATSDIHLKYKLKMTREDVLSAIREAVSYAKSLVDDVEFSAEDASRSDIDFLVEVFKIAIDCGATTINIPDTVGYAYPEEFGEFVRTIIKRVGADDSVVWSVHCHDDLGLAVANSLSAVRAGARQVECTINGLGERAGNASLEEIVMALRTRKDIFGVRTGIDTQKLYETSRLVSRLTGVVVPPNKAVVGANAFSHESGIHQHGVLCNKATYEIMKPEDVGAPGTRLHLGKHSGRHAFKRRLEEMGFKLDEKTFERAFRLFKELCDRKEIVTDSDIEAFIADEILSVTPSRRFELKNYSLSIEQGGKSTATVTLLEEGVEKTDAAVGNGPVDASYRVIRRIIGIEPVLKSYRIEATSERSDALGEAVITLQYDSFTVVGRGASTDVIEASIKAYINAINRLFAAASLKGVELS